The following are encoded together in the Mycolicibacterium arabiense genome:
- a CDS encoding GAF domain-containing sensor histidine kinase → MTGPDAPGRFAPASRTPRNVLTADRELALLRELIRAASSGPGVEPLAAAAARMITAATATDVCFVHVLDDTERSLTLTGATPPFDSQVGKIRLPLGQGVSGWVASHREPVVIIADKESDPRYRPFESLRGSDFTSMVSVPMETDPGGLVGVLNVHTVAQRDFEDRDVELLTVIGRLIAGAMHQARLHRQLVARERAHENFVEQVIEAQEMERRRLAGDIHDGISQRLVTLSYRLDAASRAIGGGRDDLSTAAEQLALARELVALTLGEARAAIGGLRPPVLDDLGLAGGLASLARSIPQVAVDVDLADTRLPDHVELALYRIAQECLQNVVKHSRASNARLTFAVEPGDSGDVARLEIVDNGVGFDRFENPLGGDEMGGYGLLSMAERADIVGGRLNIRSGPGSGTTVTATIPLPSPS, encoded by the coding sequence GTGACCGGCCCTGACGCCCCTGGCCGCTTCGCGCCTGCCAGCCGGACGCCGAGAAACGTCCTCACCGCCGACCGTGAGCTGGCCCTGCTGCGCGAGTTGATCAGGGCCGCATCCAGCGGCCCCGGCGTCGAACCGCTTGCCGCCGCCGCAGCGCGGATGATCACCGCCGCCACCGCGACCGACGTCTGCTTCGTCCACGTGCTCGACGACACCGAGCGCTCGCTGACCCTCACCGGCGCCACGCCGCCGTTCGACAGCCAGGTCGGCAAGATCCGACTTCCCTTGGGGCAGGGCGTTTCCGGATGGGTGGCCAGCCACCGTGAACCGGTGGTGATCATCGCGGACAAGGAGTCCGACCCGCGGTACCGGCCGTTCGAGTCGCTACGCGGTTCGGACTTCACGTCCATGGTGTCGGTGCCGATGGAGACCGATCCCGGCGGGCTGGTGGGTGTGCTCAACGTGCACACCGTGGCGCAGCGGGACTTCGAGGACCGCGACGTGGAACTGCTGACCGTCATCGGCAGGCTGATCGCAGGCGCCATGCATCAGGCGCGGCTGCACCGGCAGCTGGTGGCCCGCGAACGGGCACATGAGAACTTCGTCGAGCAGGTCATCGAGGCCCAGGAGATGGAGCGGCGCAGGTTGGCCGGTGACATCCACGACGGCATCAGTCAGCGCCTGGTCACGCTGTCCTACCGGCTCGACGCCGCCAGCCGTGCGATCGGAGGCGGCCGGGACGACTTGTCAACTGCCGCAGAACAACTCGCACTGGCCCGCGAACTCGTCGCGCTGACCCTCGGCGAGGCCCGCGCAGCGATCGGTGGACTGCGACCCCCGGTGCTCGACGACCTGGGCCTGGCGGGCGGTCTGGCGAGCCTGGCCCGTTCCATCCCCCAGGTCGCCGTCGACGTCGACCTCGCCGACACCCGGCTGCCCGATCACGTGGAACTGGCCCTCTACCGCATCGCCCAGGAATGCCTGCAGAACGTCGTCAAGCACTCTCGGGCATCCAACGCGCGGTTGACGTTCGCGGTCGAGCCCGGTGACAGCGGCGACGTCGCGCGCCTGGAGATCGTGGACAACGGAGTGGGTTTCGACCGGTTCGAGAACCCGCTCGGCGGTGACGAGATGGGTGGCTACGGGTTGCTCTCGATGGCCGAGCGCGCGGACATCGTCGGCGGCAGGCTCAACATCCGCTCCGGCCCCGGGTCGGGCACGACGGTGACCGCGACCATTCCGCTGCCCTCGCCGAGCTGA
- a CDS encoding MarR family winged helix-turn-helix transcriptional regulator encodes MASQLTDDEQAAWRSFVQMRHLLERHLVRHLQCEFGLSDSDFEVLVNLSDAPAGRMRAVELGRATQWEKSRMSHHLSRMEKRGLIKREAAEGSAARYPDVVLTDAGRAAIESSAPANAARVRELFVDVVGPDRLAVLRELSDDVVAAIEAHMQHDCPPEVRGG; translated from the coding sequence ATGGCCTCCCAGCTGACCGACGACGAACAGGCGGCATGGCGCAGCTTCGTCCAGATGCGGCACCTCCTGGAACGCCACCTCGTCAGACACCTGCAATGCGAGTTCGGGCTCTCGGACTCCGACTTCGAGGTGCTCGTCAACCTCTCCGACGCTCCGGCGGGACGGATGCGCGCCGTCGAACTCGGCCGGGCCACGCAGTGGGAGAAGAGCCGGATGTCGCATCACCTCAGCCGGATGGAGAAGCGCGGCCTGATCAAGCGCGAGGCAGCCGAGGGGTCGGCGGCGCGCTATCCGGACGTCGTCCTCACCGACGCGGGTCGCGCCGCGATCGAATCGTCGGCACCGGCCAACGCCGCGCGGGTCCGTGAACTGTTCGTCGACGTCGTGGGTCCCGACCGACTCGCGGTGCTGCGGGAATTGTCCGACGACGTCGTCGCCGCGATCGAGGCGCACATGCAGCACGACTGCCCGCCGGAAGTCCGAGGCGGGTGA
- a CDS encoding NmrA/HSCARG family protein, producing the protein MTDKKLIAVLGATGSQGGGLVRALLDDPDREFAVRALTRSTDSKTARELAAAGAEVVAADLDDGASLRTAFDGAHGVYVVTNYWAERTPEEEARRTRAEMELSQADHAALAAKQAGVEHVVWSTLEDTRDVLGTDGRVPTVEGRYKVPHFDAKAEADAIFVEYEVPTTLLRTTFFFEGFAGAMAPRRTDDGELVLALPMADQPLSGIAVADIGKTAAAVFKRGRDLVGKTVSIAGDHLTGNQYAAALSDALGEPVAYLPVGWDDFRAQGFPGAIEMGNMFQYYAENSARFVGDRDLDAVRDLNPELLSFRDWLSQHAAEIATRLG; encoded by the coding sequence ATGACCGACAAGAAGCTCATCGCCGTCCTCGGAGCAACCGGCTCGCAGGGCGGCGGCCTGGTGCGCGCGCTCCTCGACGATCCCGACCGCGAATTCGCGGTCCGAGCCCTGACCCGCAGTACGGATTCCAAGACGGCCCGTGAGCTGGCTGCCGCGGGCGCCGAGGTGGTGGCGGCAGACCTCGACGACGGGGCGAGCCTGCGAACGGCGTTCGACGGCGCGCACGGCGTCTACGTGGTCACCAACTACTGGGCAGAACGCACACCGGAGGAGGAAGCCCGACGGACCCGCGCCGAGATGGAACTCAGCCAGGCGGACCACGCCGCGCTGGCAGCCAAGCAGGCCGGAGTGGAGCACGTCGTCTGGTCGACGCTCGAGGACACCAGGGACGTCCTCGGCACCGACGGCCGCGTACCGACTGTCGAGGGACGCTACAAAGTCCCGCACTTCGACGCCAAGGCCGAGGCCGACGCCATCTTCGTCGAGTACGAGGTCCCGACGACCCTCCTGCGGACCACGTTCTTCTTCGAGGGCTTCGCCGGCGCCATGGCGCCCCGACGGACCGACGATGGCGAACTGGTACTGGCCCTTCCCATGGCCGACCAACCGCTGTCGGGCATCGCCGTCGCCGACATCGGCAAGACCGCAGCGGCCGTCTTCAAGCGCGGCCGGGACCTCGTCGGGAAGACGGTGAGCATCGCAGGAGATCACCTCACAGGGAATCAGTACGCAGCCGCGTTGAGCGACGCCCTCGGCGAGCCGGTCGCCTATCTCCCGGTCGGCTGGGACGACTTCCGCGCGCAGGGTTTCCCGGGCGCGATCGAGATGGGCAACATGTTCCAGTACTACGCGGAGAACTCCGCCCGGTTCGTCGGCGACCGGGATCTCGACGCGGTGCGCGATCTCAACCCGGAGCTACTGTCCTTCCGCGACTGGCTGTCCCAGCACGCCGCCGAGATCGCGACGCGGCTGGGCTAG
- a CDS encoding MarR family transcriptional regulator, translated as MPTENQAGKPDPIALARVNWESAGWGDVADGMVAVTSVMRAHQILLARVENALRPYDLSFSRFELLRLLAFSRTGALPITKASDRLQVHVTSVTHAIRRLEADGLVERTPHPTDGRTTLVRLTDLGRSTVEDATVTLNKEVFADIGITDDASRTLAAAIESLRHHAGDF; from the coding sequence GTGCCCACCGAGAATCAGGCCGGCAAACCGGATCCGATCGCGCTGGCCCGGGTCAATTGGGAGAGCGCGGGCTGGGGTGACGTGGCCGATGGCATGGTGGCGGTCACCTCGGTCATGCGGGCCCACCAGATCCTGCTGGCCCGCGTGGAGAACGCGTTGCGGCCCTACGACCTGAGCTTCTCCCGCTTCGAACTGCTGCGGCTGCTGGCCTTCAGCAGGACGGGCGCACTCCCGATCACCAAGGCGTCGGACCGGCTGCAGGTGCACGTCACCAGCGTCACGCACGCCATCCGGCGACTCGAGGCCGACGGGCTGGTGGAGCGCACCCCGCACCCGACCGACGGTCGTACCACTCTGGTGCGGTTGACCGACCTCGGCCGATCGACGGTCGAGGACGCGACGGTCACCCTCAACAAGGAAGTGTTCGCCGACATCGGCATCACCGACGACGCATCGCGGACGCTGGCCGCGGCCATCGAGTCGCTGCGCCACCATGCGGGCGACTTCTAG
- the map gene encoding type I methionyl aminopeptidase encodes MIGLPGLRGRKVVPQRTNGELDAMAAAGALVAAALKAVRTAAAPGMSTLELDRVAESVIRDGGGIPSFLGYHGFPGSICSSVNDRVVHGIPSDDDVIAEGDLVSIDCGAILDGWHGDAAFTFGIGQLIPADEALSEATRASMEAGIAAMVPGNRLTDVSHAIETGTHAAEDKHGRKYGIVSGYGGHGIGREMHMDPFLPNEGAPGRGPHLAPGSVLAIEPMLTLGTTRTRVLDDDWTVVTTDGSRAAHWEHTVAVTEDGPRILTLEA; translated from the coding sequence GTGATCGGCCTGCCCGGGCTGCGGGGACGCAAGGTCGTCCCGCAGCGCACCAATGGAGAACTCGACGCCATGGCTGCGGCCGGCGCGTTGGTCGCCGCAGCGCTGAAGGCGGTCCGCACCGCCGCCGCGCCGGGCATGTCGACGCTGGAACTCGACCGCGTCGCCGAGAGCGTGATCCGCGACGGCGGCGGAATCCCGTCCTTCCTCGGCTACCACGGCTTCCCCGGGAGCATCTGCTCGTCGGTCAACGACCGGGTCGTCCACGGCATCCCGTCCGACGACGACGTCATCGCCGAGGGTGACCTCGTCTCCATCGACTGCGGCGCGATCCTCGACGGCTGGCACGGTGACGCCGCCTTCACCTTCGGGATCGGCCAACTGATCCCCGCCGACGAGGCACTGTCCGAGGCCACCAGGGCCTCCATGGAGGCGGGCATCGCGGCGATGGTGCCCGGCAACCGGCTGACCGACGTCTCGCACGCCATCGAGACCGGCACGCACGCCGCCGAGGATAAGCACGGCCGCAAGTACGGCATCGTGTCCGGCTACGGCGGTCACGGCATCGGACGCGAGATGCACATGGACCCGTTCCTGCCCAACGAGGGTGCGCCGGGTCGCGGCCCCCACCTGGCCCCGGGCTCGGTGCTCGCCATCGAGCCGATGCTGACCCTGGGCACCACCCGGACCAGGGTCCTCGACGACGACTGGACGGTCGTCACGACCGACGGCTCGCGTGCTGCCCATTGGGAACACACCGTGGCCGTCACCGAAGACGGCCCGCGCATCCTCACGCTCGAGGCGTAG
- a CDS encoding adenylate kinase, giving the protein MRIVLLGPPGAGKGTQAEKLAEKLAIPHISTGDLFRHNITNETELGIEAKKYLDAGDLVPATLTNALVDDRLDDSDAAEGFILDGYPRSVEQAEALSEMLAKRDLKLDAVVEFRVSEDELLSRLKSRGRADDTEDVILNRMKVYRDETAPLLDYYSDELKTVDAVGSLDEVFARALRALGK; this is encoded by the coding sequence GTGAGAATCGTTTTGCTGGGGCCGCCCGGCGCGGGCAAGGGGACGCAGGCCGAGAAGCTCGCCGAGAAGCTCGCGATCCCGCACATCTCGACGGGGGACCTGTTCCGCCACAACATCACGAACGAGACCGAACTGGGCATCGAGGCCAAGAAGTACCTCGACGCCGGTGACCTGGTCCCGGCCACGCTCACCAACGCGCTGGTCGACGACCGGCTCGACGACTCGGACGCCGCCGAGGGCTTCATCCTCGACGGCTACCCGCGCTCGGTGGAGCAGGCCGAGGCGCTGAGCGAGATGCTGGCCAAGCGCGACCTGAAGCTCGACGCCGTCGTGGAGTTCCGGGTGTCCGAGGACGAACTCCTGAGCCGCCTGAAGAGCCGCGGTCGCGCCGACGACACCGAGGACGTCATCCTCAACCGGATGAAGGTCTACCGCGACGAGACGGCGCCGCTGCTCGACTACTACTCCGACGAACTCAAGACCGTGGACGCCGTCGGCAGCCTCGACGAGGTGTTCGCCCGAGCGCTGCGCGCGCTCGGCAAGTAG
- the secY gene encoding preprotein translocase subunit SecY, with product MLSAFISSLRTADLRRKILFTLGIVILYRAGASLPSPGVNYPNVQKCIEQVSGGDSAQIYSLINLFSGGALLQLSVFAVGVMPYITASIIVQLLTVVIPRFEQLRKEGQSGQAKMTQYTRYLAVALALLQGTSIVALAANGGLLQGCTLDIIQDSDIFTLVVIVLVLTAGASLVMWMGELVTERGIGNGMSLLIFAGIAARIPAEGQTILEGRGGVVFALVCLAALLIIIAVVFVEQGQRRIPVQYAKRMVGRKMYGGTSTYLPLKVNQAGVIPVIFASSLIYVPQLITQLISSGSAEAGTGWWDKFVANYLTNPASPVYIAIYFGLIVFFTYFYVSITFNPDERADEMKKFGGFIPGIRPGRPTADYLRYVLSRITLPGSIYLGVVAVLPNLFLEMGNSGSVQNLPFGGTAVLIMVGVGLDTVKQIESQLMQRNYEGFLK from the coding sequence GTGCTCTCGGCTTTCATCTCGTCGCTGCGGACGGCCGATCTCAGACGCAAGATCCTCTTTACTCTGGGCATCGTCATCCTCTACCGGGCGGGCGCATCGCTGCCGTCGCCAGGCGTGAACTACCCCAACGTCCAGAAGTGCATCGAGCAGGTCAGCGGTGGTGACTCCGCACAGATCTACTCGTTGATCAACCTGTTCTCCGGCGGGGCGCTGCTGCAGCTGTCGGTGTTCGCGGTGGGCGTCATGCCCTACATCACCGCGAGCATCATCGTGCAGCTGCTGACGGTGGTCATTCCGCGCTTCGAACAGTTGCGCAAGGAAGGCCAATCCGGCCAGGCCAAGATGACGCAGTACACCCGCTACCTCGCGGTGGCGCTGGCGCTGCTGCAGGGCACGTCGATCGTGGCGCTGGCCGCCAACGGCGGACTGCTGCAGGGCTGCACGCTCGACATCATCCAGGACTCGGACATCTTCACGCTGGTCGTGATCGTGCTGGTCCTGACCGCGGGCGCATCGCTGGTGATGTGGATGGGCGAGCTGGTCACCGAGCGCGGCATCGGCAACGGCATGTCGCTGCTGATCTTCGCCGGCATCGCCGCACGCATCCCGGCAGAGGGCCAGACCATCCTCGAGGGCCGCGGTGGCGTGGTCTTCGCCCTGGTCTGCCTCGCCGCACTGCTGATCATCATCGCCGTCGTGTTCGTCGAGCAGGGTCAGCGCCGCATCCCGGTGCAGTACGCCAAGCGCATGGTGGGCCGCAAGATGTACGGCGGCACGTCGACGTACCTGCCGCTGAAGGTCAATCAGGCAGGCGTCATCCCGGTCATCTTCGCCTCGTCGCTGATCTACGTGCCCCAGCTGATCACCCAGCTGATCAGCAGCGGCAGCGCCGAGGCCGGCACCGGGTGGTGGGACAAGTTCGTCGCGAACTACCTGACCAACCCCGCCAGCCCCGTGTACATCGCGATCTACTTCGGCCTGATCGTGTTCTTCACCTACTTCTACGTGTCGATCACGTTCAACCCCGACGAACGCGCCGACGAGATGAAGAAGTTCGGCGGCTTCATCCCAGGCATCCGGCCCGGCAGACCAACGGCTGACTATCTGCGCTACGTCCTGAGCCGCATCACGCTCCCTGGCTCGATCTACCTCGGCGTGGTGGCCGTGCTGCCGAACCTCTTCCTCGAGATGGGCAACTCGGGATCGGTGCAAAACCTGCCGTTCGGTGGTACTGCGGTGCTCATCATGGTCGGCGTCGGTCTGGACACCGTGAAGCAGATCGAGAGCCAGTTGATGCAGCGCAACTACGAAGGGTTCCTCAAGTGA
- a CDS encoding class I SAM-dependent methyltransferase yields MARSDDDSWDLASSVGATATMVAAARALASRQPDALIDDPYADALVRAVGIEFFTKLIDGVIAVDEADGGAARLMTELMAVRTRFFDDFFLTATTAGIRQVVILASGLDSRAYRLPWPDGTVVYEIDQPRVIGAKSATMARLGAMPTCHRRAVPVDLRDDWPATLRQYGFEPAQPTAWSAEGLLVYLPPESQDRLFDDVTALSAEGSSLATEYHPDGGAVLAQRADAINSAWRAHGLDLDLGDLFYGGERTPVSDYLTGLGWQVHARSRQDTFTHYGRTIGDGELPDPLRGSLSITATKG; encoded by the coding sequence GTGGCACGCAGCGACGACGACAGTTGGGATCTCGCCTCGAGCGTGGGCGCAACCGCGACGATGGTGGCCGCCGCCAGGGCGCTCGCCTCCCGCCAGCCCGACGCCCTCATCGACGACCCGTACGCCGACGCTCTGGTGCGCGCGGTCGGCATCGAGTTCTTCACCAAGCTCATCGACGGCGTCATCGCCGTGGACGAAGCCGACGGCGGCGCCGCGCGGTTGATGACCGAGCTGATGGCCGTGCGCACCCGCTTCTTCGACGACTTCTTCCTCACGGCGACCACCGCAGGCATCCGCCAGGTCGTGATCCTGGCGTCGGGTCTGGACTCCCGCGCCTACCGCCTGCCGTGGCCCGACGGCACCGTCGTCTACGAGATCGACCAACCGCGGGTGATCGGAGCGAAGTCCGCGACGATGGCCCGGTTGGGGGCGATGCCCACCTGCCACCGCCGGGCCGTTCCGGTCGACCTACGCGACGACTGGCCCGCGACACTGCGGCAATACGGGTTCGAGCCGGCGCAGCCGACGGCCTGGAGCGCCGAGGGCCTGCTGGTCTATCTCCCGCCAGAGTCCCAGGACCGGTTGTTCGACGACGTGACCGCGCTGTCGGCGGAAGGCAGCAGCCTCGCCACCGAGTACCACCCCGACGGGGGCGCGGTGCTGGCGCAGCGCGCCGACGCCATCAACTCGGCGTGGCGGGCTCACGGTCTCGACCTCGACCTGGGCGACCTGTTCTACGGCGGCGAGCGCACCCCGGTGTCCGACTACCTGACCGGCCTGGGCTGGCAGGTACACGCCAGGTCCCGGCAGGACACGTTCACGCACTACGGCCGCACCATCGGCGACGGCGAACTGCCCGACCCCCTGCGGGGTTCGCTGTCCATCACCGCAACCAAGGGATAG
- a CDS encoding class I SAM-dependent methyltransferase → MADTNIRYEGDSWDLASSVGATATAVAAMRASASRGPDALLGDPWAEPLVRAVGVREFVDRMDGNVAPGAETDPLLNRRTMNEQIAVRTRFFDGLFTRAADAGVRQAVILASGLDTRAYRLPWPDGTVVYEVDQPEVIEFKTRTLADLGAAPSAQRRTVGIDLREDWPTALRAAGFDQGAPTAWIAEGLLVYLPPDAQDRLFDEVDALSGPGSWLATEHMDMSSLPADWAQKLTERSRRAGSTIDLSDLFYLGERNGAADYLAARGWRVEVRSTGDEYAANGFELPDDELASMGGGYLTAIKD, encoded by the coding sequence ATGGCAGACACCAACATCAGGTACGAGGGCGACTCGTGGGACCTCGCCTCCAGCGTCGGGGCCACCGCCACCGCGGTCGCCGCGATGCGGGCGTCCGCATCCCGCGGGCCCGACGCACTGCTCGGCGACCCCTGGGCCGAGCCGTTGGTACGCGCCGTCGGAGTTCGAGAGTTCGTCGACCGCATGGACGGGAACGTCGCGCCCGGCGCCGAGACCGATCCCCTGCTCAACCGCCGCACGATGAACGAGCAGATCGCGGTGCGCACCCGGTTCTTCGACGGTCTCTTCACCCGCGCCGCCGACGCCGGGGTGCGGCAGGCCGTCATCCTGGCGTCGGGTCTCGACACCCGCGCCTACCGGCTGCCGTGGCCGGACGGCACGGTGGTCTACGAGGTGGACCAGCCCGAGGTCATCGAGTTCAAGACCCGCACGCTTGCCGACCTGGGCGCCGCCCCGTCCGCGCAGCGGCGCACCGTGGGCATCGACCTGCGCGAGGATTGGCCCACGGCGTTGCGGGCCGCCGGGTTCGACCAGGGTGCACCGACCGCCTGGATCGCCGAGGGCCTGCTCGTCTACCTGCCGCCCGACGCGCAGGACCGGTTGTTCGACGAGGTCGATGCGCTGTCGGGACCCGGCAGCTGGCTGGCCACCGAACACATGGACATGTCGTCGTTGCCCGCAGACTGGGCCCAGAAGCTGACCGAACGGTCCCGGCGGGCCGGGTCGACCATCGACCTGAGCGACCTGTTCTACCTCGGCGAGCGCAACGGCGCCGCCGACTACCTCGCGGCCCGCGGCTGGCGCGTCGAAGTGCGCAGCACCGGCGACGAGTACGCCGCCAACGGCTTCGAACTGCCCGACGACGAGCTGGCGTCGATGGGCGGCGGCTACCTGACCGCCATCAAGGACTAG
- a CDS encoding SAM-dependent methyltransferase, which translates to MARTDGDSWDLASSVGATATMVAAQRALGHRDGLIDDRFAEPLVRAVGADFFIRMLDGEIDLAAIDPAFTMRRAAEGMAVRTRWFDRMFLDAAAAGVRQAVILASGLDSRGYRLPWPDGTVVYEVDQPEVIEFKTTSLATLGAEPTATHRTIAIDLREDWPKALRDNGFDPSQPTAWSAEGLLIYLPADAQDRLFDEITALSAPGSRLATEHVPDLSAVTDDRTKQLTDRMREIGSDIEMAELVYQGDRSDVVEYLTAKGWNVTAAGAREAHESNGFDFPDDGLMAAFADMSYLSATYG; encoded by the coding sequence ATGGCACGTACCGACGGGGACAGCTGGGATCTGGCATCGAGCGTCGGCGCGACGGCGACGATGGTGGCGGCCCAACGAGCGCTGGGTCACCGCGACGGCCTGATCGACGACCGCTTCGCCGAGCCACTGGTGCGGGCGGTCGGCGCCGACTTCTTCATCCGGATGCTCGACGGCGAGATCGACCTCGCCGCGATCGACCCGGCGTTCACCATGCGCCGCGCGGCCGAGGGCATGGCCGTGCGCACGCGGTGGTTCGACCGGATGTTCCTCGACGCGGCGGCTGCAGGCGTGCGGCAGGCGGTGATCCTGGCGTCCGGTCTCGACTCCCGCGGCTACCGGTTGCCGTGGCCCGACGGGACCGTCGTGTACGAGGTGGACCAACCGGAGGTCATCGAGTTCAAGACGACGTCCCTGGCGACACTGGGCGCCGAACCCACCGCCACACACCGCACGATCGCGATCGACCTGCGCGAGGACTGGCCGAAGGCTCTGCGCGACAACGGCTTCGACCCGTCACAGCCGACGGCGTGGAGCGCCGAGGGCCTGCTGATCTATCTGCCCGCCGATGCGCAGGATCGCCTGTTCGACGAGATCACCGCACTCTCGGCGCCCGGCAGCAGGCTGGCGACCGAGCACGTGCCCGACCTCTCGGCCGTCACCGACGACCGGACCAAGCAGCTGACCGATCGCATGCGGGAGATCGGCTCCGACATCGAGATGGCCGAGCTGGTGTACCAGGGCGATCGCAGTGACGTCGTCGAGTACCTGACGGCGAAGGGATGGAACGTCACTGCCGCCGGGGCGCGCGAAGCGCACGAGTCGAATGGCTTCGACTTCCCGGACGACGGTCTGATGGCCGCGTTCGCCGACATGAGTTACCTCAGCGCGACCTACGGCTGA
- the sppA gene encoding signal peptide peptidase SppA, with product MFSLLSGVPGTDEIRALARKVDTARHHGVPNGCVLELDLQSVPNETGGFDPMALLSGGRPLLLREAIAAIHRAAEDRRVAGLIARVQVVAAAPGPVQELREAIAAFTEVKPSVAWAETYPGTMSYYLASAFHEVWMQPSGTVGLIGFATNALFLRDALDKAGVQAQFVARGEYKSAANLFTHSEYTEAHREADTRLVESLHGQVLAAVAESRHLSAADVDALADKAPLLRDAAVAGRLVDRVGFRDEAYARIGELAGDGPESAHADGPDAPPRLFLSRYARAHGPAGPSVPGRKAKPTIAVVTLHGPIVSGRGGPQLSPLGTSSAGGDTIAAALREASADDSVSAVVLRVDSPGGAVTGSETVWREVTRLREAGKPVVASMGGVAASGGYYVSMAADAIVANPGTITGSIGVVTGKLVARDLKRRLGVGSDAVRTNANADAWSPNAPFTDEQQAHVEAEADLFYTDFVERVAHGRGMSVEEVHEVARGRVWTGADAKERGLVDELGGLRTAIDRAKTLAGIDADTDVKVVNLPGSSFLEMLRPKASSQPAAASLPDALGALLGRSVAGAVAHTERSFTGATALWLGDFRF from the coding sequence ATGTTCAGCCTCCTGTCCGGCGTTCCGGGCACCGACGAAATCCGAGCGCTCGCGCGCAAGGTCGACACCGCCCGACACCACGGCGTGCCCAACGGCTGCGTCCTCGAACTCGACCTGCAGAGCGTGCCGAACGAGACCGGTGGCTTCGACCCCATGGCGCTGCTCTCGGGCGGCCGCCCCCTCCTGCTGCGCGAGGCGATCGCCGCCATTCACCGCGCCGCCGAGGACCGCCGCGTCGCCGGGCTGATCGCCAGGGTGCAGGTCGTCGCCGCCGCACCCGGACCCGTGCAGGAGCTGCGCGAGGCCATCGCCGCGTTCACCGAGGTGAAGCCGTCGGTCGCGTGGGCGGAGACCTACCCGGGAACGATGTCGTACTACCTGGCGTCGGCGTTCCACGAGGTGTGGATGCAGCCATCGGGCACGGTGGGCCTGATCGGCTTCGCCACCAACGCCCTGTTCCTGCGCGACGCGCTCGACAAGGCAGGCGTGCAGGCGCAGTTCGTGGCCCGCGGCGAGTACAAGTCGGCCGCCAACCTCTTCACCCACAGCGAGTACACCGAGGCGCACCGCGAAGCCGACACCCGCCTCGTGGAGAGCCTGCACGGCCAGGTCCTCGCCGCGGTCGCCGAATCCCGGCACCTGAGCGCGGCCGACGTCGACGCGCTCGCGGACAAGGCTCCGCTGCTGCGCGACGCCGCCGTCGCCGGACGACTCGTCGACCGCGTCGGCTTCCGCGACGAGGCCTACGCCCGCATCGGTGAATTGGCGGGCGACGGACCGGAATCCGCCCACGCCGACGGCCCGGACGCACCGCCGCGCCTGTTCCTGTCGCGCTACGCCCGCGCGCACGGACCCGCGGGGCCATCAGTCCCCGGCCGGAAGGCCAAGCCCACCATCGCCGTGGTGACGCTGCACGGGCCGATCGTCAGCGGCCGCGGCGGACCTCAGCTGTCCCCGCTGGGCACCTCCAGCGCGGGCGGAGACACGATCGCCGCCGCACTGCGCGAGGCCTCCGCCGACGACTCCGTGTCCGCGGTCGTGCTGCGCGTCGACAGCCCCGGCGGCGCCGTGACCGGGTCGGAGACCGTGTGGCGTGAGGTGACCCGGTTGCGCGAGGCGGGCAAGCCCGTCGTCGCGTCCATGGGTGGGGTCGCCGCATCCGGTGGCTACTACGTGTCGATGGCCGCCGACGCGATCGTGGCGAACCCCGGCACCATCACCGGATCCATCGGCGTGGTCACCGGCAAGCTCGTGGCGCGTGACCTCAAGCGGCGCCTCGGCGTCGGGTCTGACGCCGTGCGCACCAACGCCAACGCCGACGCCTGGTCGCCGAACGCCCCCTTCACCGACGAGCAGCAGGCCCACGTCGAGGCCGAAGCCGATCTGTTCTACACCGACTTCGTCGAACGCGTCGCTCACGGCCGCGGGATGTCCGTCGAGGAGGTGCACGAGGTCGCGCGTGGCCGGGTGTGGACCGGCGCCGACGCCAAGGAACGTGGACTGGTCGACGAGCTGGGTGGGCTGCGCACCGCCATCGACCGCGCCAAGACGCTGGCCGGCATCGACGCCGACACCGACGTCAAGGTGGTGAACCTGCCTGGCTCGTCGTTCCTGGAGATGCTCAGGCCGAAGGCGTCCTCACAACCGGCCGCGGCGTCGCTGCCCGACGCACTGGGCGCGCTGCTCGGCCGGTCGGTCGCCGGAGCGGTGGCCCACACCGAGCGGTCGTTCACCGGGGCGACCGCGCTGTGGTTGGGCGATTTCCGGTTCTAG